A region of Myxococcus stipitatus DSM 14675 DNA encodes the following proteins:
- a CDS encoding peptidylprolyl isomerase, whose amino-acid sequence MDGLNPRKVFSLLFIIGIAVVFTLQFGPGSTGFGASGPATTAPGSVATVNGKEIPLRDFATAWARQMNQLRAQGSPIPESVARQFGMHNQVLDRLVNTELLAQAAEQRGITPSDEELRKLIHQNTDFHAKEGGFDFSRYQQVLRDFYRKTPQEFEGELRRQLAAQKMIEVVRSNAAVSEDEVRARYEKDGNQAKVVFARFLPSMYADKVAAPTAAQLAEWKKAHEKEIKDYFEANKFVYQQPERIRARQVLVKLPPDATAEQKAEALKKAEALKKELDGGKDFAAVARESSEDPGSKARGGDLGWVERGSWEPALANAAFSLKAGEVTAPVETKFGVHLVKVEEKQAAQDKKLEDVQDEIATTLFKQDRAKEQAKTEAQKALADVQAGKVMKDLFPPEKEQPALLRFETETRPEAVQTDSFTAEGEAVPHLGPAPALVKAAFAASAPQVLGEVFPVGEGFVVAQVVERQKPDAAGFDQKKDALRTQAEQAKQIEVTDSFLKALKKNGNVVTNTEAIDSVVGAG is encoded by the coding sequence ATGGACGGTCTGAACCCCCGGAAGGTCTTCTCCCTGCTGTTCATCATCGGCATCGCGGTGGTGTTCACGTTGCAGTTCGGGCCGGGAAGCACCGGCTTTGGCGCCTCGGGACCGGCCACCACGGCCCCCGGCTCGGTCGCCACCGTGAACGGCAAGGAGATTCCGCTGCGCGACTTCGCCACCGCCTGGGCCCGGCAGATGAATCAGCTGCGCGCCCAGGGCAGCCCCATCCCTGAGTCCGTGGCACGCCAGTTCGGCATGCACAACCAGGTGCTCGACAGGTTGGTGAACACGGAACTGCTCGCCCAGGCGGCCGAGCAGCGTGGCATCACCCCGTCGGATGAGGAGCTGCGCAAGCTCATCCACCAGAACACGGACTTCCATGCCAAGGAGGGCGGGTTCGACTTCTCGCGCTATCAGCAGGTGCTGCGCGACTTCTACCGGAAGACGCCCCAGGAGTTCGAGGGTGAGCTGCGCCGCCAGCTCGCCGCCCAGAAGATGATTGAGGTCGTCCGCTCCAACGCGGCCGTCTCCGAGGACGAGGTCCGGGCCCGCTACGAGAAGGACGGCAACCAGGCCAAGGTCGTCTTCGCGCGCTTCCTGCCCTCCATGTACGCGGACAAGGTCGCGGCGCCCACCGCCGCCCAGCTCGCCGAGTGGAAGAAGGCGCACGAGAAGGAGATCAAGGACTACTTCGAGGCGAACAAGTTCGTCTACCAGCAGCCCGAGCGCATCCGCGCCCGCCAGGTGCTGGTGAAGCTGCCCCCGGACGCCACCGCCGAGCAGAAGGCGGAGGCGCTGAAGAAGGCGGAGGCGCTGAAGAAGGAGCTCGACGGCGGCAAGGACTTCGCCGCGGTGGCTCGCGAGAGCAGCGAGGACCCGGGCAGCAAGGCGCGCGGTGGCGACCTGGGCTGGGTGGAGCGCGGCAGCTGGGAGCCGGCGCTGGCGAACGCGGCGTTCTCGCTCAAGGCCGGAGAGGTCACCGCGCCGGTGGAGACGAAGTTCGGCGTGCACCTGGTGAAGGTGGAGGAGAAGCAGGCGGCCCAGGACAAGAAGCTGGAAGACGTCCAGGACGAGATTGCCACCACCCTCTTCAAGCAGGACCGCGCGAAGGAGCAGGCCAAGACGGAGGCCCAGAAGGCGCTGGCCGACGTGCAGGCCGGCAAGGTGATGAAGGACCTCTTCCCGCCGGAGAAGGAGCAGCCCGCGCTGCTGCGCTTCGAGACGGAGACCCGTCCGGAGGCCGTGCAGACCGACAGCTTCACCGCCGAGGGTGAGGCCGTGCCGCACCTGGGCCCCGCGCCCGCGCTGGTGAAGGCGGCCTTCGCGGCCAGTGCTCCGCAGGTGCTGGGTGAGGTCTTCCCGGTGGGCGAGGGCTTCGTGGTCGCGCAGGTGGTGGAGCGTCAGAAGCCGGATGCCGCGGGCTTCGACCAGAAGAAGGACGCGCTGCGCACCCAGGCCGAGCAGGCCAAGCAGATCGAGGTGACGGACTCCTTCCTCAAGGCGCTGAAGAAGAACGGCAACGTCGTGACGAACACCGAGGCCATCGACTCGGTGGTTGGCGCGGGGTAG
- a CDS encoding DUF4091 domain-containing protein: MGAEWAWVVMAAMAATPEAEVVSPLVKVRPGASLQGTRQARVSVARGECEGVQVVLPGSVRQLKVPSLFLEGPGAPLRAALWREGYLDVAVPSNAQGAKGPWPDPLLPVSAPVEHPELPAVLYVEVCAPESQEPGTYRGKLRARLDSREHVSVPFTVEVQPFVLPATASLPTSFGISQLSIARGHGLNAESSEAKALLRAYARMLLEHRVSAHGMSMSPPPVRFEDGRAVVDWREYDAEMAPFLDGSLLPSGARFTTTDLRDNKKAHTEAERVAYYRAFVEHFRKKDWPTQLFFYAKDEPKPQDVPLVLTQSRRVREAGGARVLITTPMEGELPAAADILAPTLNCFFPRPGPATCRAIHTVTELRKQLRSGTQVWWYQSCNSHGCNGGASTEAAQERAYSGWASYMVDHSAMLNRAMGPLAFVNGVDGELYFDTVFAYNTKKDPWKDLFEFGGNGDGTFFYPGTPERLGDSRHQPVPSLRLKHLRDGLEDFEYLRLLARLGDEKFARDAARQLVRSGWDIRQDAREWAQVRQVVTARLRQRWSTSEFAKRSGRHTPESTP, from the coding sequence ATGGGCGCGGAATGGGCGTGGGTGGTGATGGCGGCGATGGCCGCCACGCCGGAAGCCGAGGTGGTGTCCCCCTTGGTCAAGGTGAGACCTGGAGCCTCGCTCCAGGGCACTCGCCAGGCCCGGGTGAGCGTGGCGCGCGGTGAGTGCGAGGGAGTGCAGGTGGTGCTCCCCGGCTCGGTGCGACAGCTGAAAGTCCCCTCGCTGTTTCTCGAGGGCCCCGGAGCGCCGCTGCGCGCGGCCCTCTGGCGCGAGGGATATCTGGACGTGGCGGTGCCCTCCAACGCACAGGGCGCCAAGGGCCCCTGGCCCGACCCGCTCCTCCCCGTGAGCGCGCCCGTCGAGCACCCGGAGCTGCCCGCGGTCCTCTACGTGGAGGTCTGCGCGCCCGAGAGCCAGGAGCCCGGCACGTACCGAGGCAAGCTGCGCGCGCGCCTCGACTCACGCGAGCACGTCTCGGTGCCCTTCACGGTGGAGGTGCAGCCCTTCGTGCTGCCGGCGACGGCCTCGCTGCCCACGAGCTTCGGCATCTCGCAGCTGAGCATCGCCCGAGGCCATGGGCTGAACGCGGAGTCGTCCGAGGCGAAGGCCCTGCTGCGTGCGTACGCGCGCATGCTGTTGGAGCACCGCGTGAGTGCGCACGGCATGAGCATGTCGCCGCCGCCGGTGCGCTTCGAGGACGGCCGGGCCGTGGTCGACTGGCGGGAGTACGACGCGGAGATGGCGCCCTTCCTCGACGGAAGCCTGCTGCCCTCCGGTGCCCGCTTCACCACGACGGACCTGCGCGACAACAAGAAGGCCCACACGGAGGCGGAACGGGTCGCCTACTACCGCGCCTTCGTGGAGCACTTCCGGAAGAAGGACTGGCCCACGCAGCTCTTCTTCTACGCCAAGGACGAACCCAAGCCGCAGGACGTGCCGCTGGTGTTGACCCAGTCGCGCCGCGTCCGCGAAGCCGGGGGCGCCCGAGTGCTCATCACCACGCCGATGGAGGGCGAACTCCCCGCCGCCGCGGACATCCTCGCGCCCACGCTCAACTGCTTCTTCCCCCGCCCCGGCCCCGCGACGTGCCGCGCCATCCACACCGTCACCGAGCTGCGCAAGCAACTGCGCTCTGGAACCCAGGTGTGGTGGTATCAGAGTTGCAATTCCCACGGCTGCAACGGGGGCGCGTCGACAGAGGCCGCGCAGGAGCGGGCCTACAGCGGGTGGGCCTCGTACATGGTGGACCACTCCGCCATGCTCAACCGGGCCATGGGGCCACTGGCGTTCGTCAACGGCGTGGACGGCGAGCTCTATTTCGACACCGTCTTCGCCTACAACACGAAGAAGGACCCCTGGAAGGACCTCTTCGAGTTCGGCGGCAACGGAGACGGGACGTTCTTCTATCCAGGGACTCCCGAGCGCCTGGGAGATTCTCGACACCAGCCCGTGCCGTCGTTGCGTCTCAAGCATTTGAGGGACGGCCTGGAGGACTTCGAGTACCTGCGGCTGCTCGCCAGGCTGGGCGACGAGAAGTTCGCCCGAGACGCGGCGCGCCAGCTCGTCCGGTCCGGTTGGGACATCCGCCAGGATGCGAGAGAATGGGCCCAGGTCCGCCAGGTCGTGACGGCGCGGCTCCGGCAGCGATGGTCCACCTCCGAATTTGCGAAGCGCTCGGGACGTCACACGCCCGAGAGCACCCCGTAG
- a CDS encoding Maf family protein — MHTHADQTLLVLASGSPRRRDFLSQLGLTFTVSAADIDETPHPGEEARAYVLRLAREKARVVAARSPGAWVLAADTTVAVGTELLGKPQSPDEAREMLGRLSGKTHDVFTGVALAGRHEEALAVHTRVTFRALSAAEIDWYVSTGEPVDRAGAYAIQGKGGFLVASVDGSPTNVVGLPLGETLALMERAGVPLAWKR; from the coding sequence ATGCACACGCACGCTGATCAAACGTTGCTCGTCCTGGCCTCGGGTTCACCCCGCCGCCGCGACTTCTTGTCGCAATTGGGACTCACTTTTACCGTCTCCGCGGCGGACATCGACGAAACGCCCCACCCGGGCGAGGAGGCCAGGGCCTACGTCCTGCGTCTGGCCCGCGAGAAGGCGCGCGTCGTGGCCGCCCGCTCCCCGGGAGCCTGGGTGTTGGCCGCGGACACCACCGTGGCCGTCGGCACCGAGCTGCTCGGAAAGCCCCAGAGCCCGGACGAAGCCCGCGAGATGCTCGGCCGACTGTCGGGAAAGACGCATGACGTCTTCACCGGCGTCGCGCTCGCGGGCCGGCACGAAGAGGCGCTGGCGGTGCACACCCGCGTCACCTTCCGCGCGTTGAGCGCCGCGGAAATCGACTGGTACGTGAGCACCGGGGAACCGGTGGACCGTGCGGGCGCCTACGCCATCCAGGGCAAGGGCGGCTTCCTGGTCGCCTCCGTGGACGGAAGCCCCACCAATGTCGTGGGCCTGCCCTTGGGGGAGACCCTCGCGTTGATGGAGCGCGCGGGCGTGCCCCTGGCCTGGAAGCGTTGA
- a CDS encoding DUF3108 domain-containing protein produces MSSLRPLLATWLLLCSSGTAWAQLPDTEADKPDAEKPADTHSAAPIEEPPLTVEPCAQALPALRMPLTFMPGEVLEFDLDAMGAQAGKMTLRVQKQQNGQIPVLAEAQTNSFFSKVRRVRGSATTWLHPRTLRPRRYVEDATENELRRKVEVAFTHKDRAIKVDYQIGQRSKGQFNYTYDKDGLDVAGSIYLLRQLPLEENMSVCFDVYGVRRLWRMQGQVLKKEQVTTPLGQFNAWHLSGIAVRLDRPKQKREVHVWISDDARRLPLAAVGTLDLGTVRATLTGVSRPGEKRQEAGPGKEEMKW; encoded by the coding sequence ATGAGCTCCTTGCGCCCCCTGCTCGCGACCTGGTTGCTGCTGTGCTCCAGCGGTACCGCCTGGGCCCAGCTTCCGGACACGGAGGCCGACAAGCCCGACGCCGAGAAGCCCGCTGACACCCACTCGGCGGCTCCCATCGAGGAGCCTCCGCTCACCGTCGAGCCCTGCGCCCAGGCCCTGCCCGCGCTGCGCATGCCGCTGACGTTCATGCCCGGCGAGGTGCTGGAGTTCGACCTGGATGCCATGGGCGCCCAGGCCGGGAAGATGACCCTGCGCGTCCAGAAGCAACAGAACGGGCAGATCCCCGTGCTGGCGGAGGCGCAGACCAACTCCTTCTTCTCCAAGGTCCGCCGCGTCCGAGGCAGCGCCACCACCTGGCTCCACCCTCGCACGTTGCGTCCTCGGCGCTACGTGGAGGACGCGACGGAGAACGAGCTGCGCCGCAAGGTGGAGGTCGCCTTCACGCACAAGGACCGCGCCATCAAGGTCGACTACCAGATTGGCCAGCGCAGCAAGGGCCAGTTCAACTACACCTACGACAAGGATGGCCTCGACGTCGCGGGCTCCATCTACCTGCTGCGCCAGCTCCCACTCGAGGAGAACATGAGCGTCTGCTTCGACGTCTACGGCGTGCGCAGGCTGTGGCGCATGCAGGGACAGGTCCTCAAGAAGGAGCAGGTGACCACCCCGCTGGGTCAGTTCAACGCGTGGCACCTGTCCGGAATCGCCGTGCGCCTGGACCGCCCGAAGCAGAAGCGCGAGGTCCACGTGTGGATCTCCGACGATGCCCGCAGGCTGCCCCTGGCCGCCGTCGGCACGCTGGACCTGGGCACCGTGCGCGCCACGCTCACCGGCGTGAGCCGCCCCGGCGAGAAGCGACAGGAGGCTGGCCCTGGCAAGGAAGAGATGAAGTGGTGA
- a CDS encoding YggS family pyridoxal phosphate-dependent enzyme translates to MGSGIAERLASVRARVAEACVRAGRPVESVTLVAVSKLKPAALIREAYAAGQRDFGENYAQELRDKAAELADLEGLRWHAIGPLQTNKVKYVAKVAHAFHALERLEVARELSKRREGTTPLPCYVEVNVGGESTKSGLEPSALPEFLTQVRALPGLALVGLMSLPPPTDDEARALGYFQALRELAQHHGLPQLSMGTTHDFERAIHAGATHVRVGTAVFGERT, encoded by the coding sequence ATGGGTTCTGGAATCGCGGAGCGGTTGGCGTCGGTGCGTGCGCGCGTGGCGGAGGCCTGTGTACGTGCGGGCCGGCCCGTGGAGTCGGTGACGCTGGTGGCGGTGTCCAAGCTGAAGCCGGCGGCCCTCATCCGGGAGGCCTACGCGGCGGGTCAGCGCGACTTCGGGGAGAACTACGCCCAGGAGCTGCGGGACAAGGCCGCGGAGCTGGCCGACCTGGAAGGTCTTCGCTGGCATGCCATCGGCCCGCTCCAGACGAACAAGGTGAAGTACGTGGCCAAGGTGGCCCACGCCTTCCACGCGCTGGAGCGGCTGGAGGTGGCGCGCGAGTTGTCCAAGCGGCGCGAGGGCACCACGCCCCTGCCCTGCTACGTCGAGGTCAACGTGGGCGGCGAGTCCACCAAGTCCGGCCTCGAGCCCTCCGCGCTGCCGGAGTTCCTCACGCAGGTGCGCGCGTTGCCGGGCCTGGCGCTGGTGGGGCTCATGTCGCTGCCCCCGCCGACGGACGACGAGGCGCGTGCGCTCGGGTACTTCCAGGCGCTGCGGGAATTGGCCCAGCACCACGGGCTGCCCCAGCTGTCCATGGGCACCACGCACGACTTCGAGCGGGCCATCCATGCGGGTGCCACGCACGTTCGCGTGGGCACCGCCGTCTTCGGCGAGCGCACCTGA
- the mreC gene encoding rod shape-determining protein MreC yields the protein MLSLLKRYRRPLIVGALLLYPLVAFLLSGRKGRDPNPIDRAVIAVTSPVQQALTASIEGAVSAVRHYLDLRGVRQENDALRLENLQLRASVQALGESRTENERLRKLLGYAEAAAGPEIPARVVGVNPVAKLLSVRISGGEKDGVFRGMSVVTPDGIVGQVIRATGSYSDVALVTDPQSRVAVRVQRSRARGTAAGAGNGPLKLENMLRTEDVDNGDLIITSGTDGIYPPGLVVGRVTNLEKKEHGMFQGADIVPAVDTSKLEEVLVVGSPYSAMAQGSAAEGASK from the coding sequence GTGCTGTCGCTCCTCAAGCGATATCGGCGCCCCCTGATTGTCGGGGCCCTGTTGCTCTACCCTCTGGTCGCCTTCCTGCTGAGCGGGCGCAAGGGCAGGGACCCCAACCCCATCGACCGGGCCGTCATCGCCGTGACGTCCCCGGTCCAGCAGGCCCTCACGGCCAGCATCGAGGGGGCGGTGTCGGCCGTGCGCCACTACCTGGACCTGCGCGGGGTGCGTCAGGAGAACGACGCCCTGCGCCTGGAGAACCTCCAACTGAGGGCCTCGGTCCAGGCGCTGGGCGAGTCGCGCACGGAGAACGAGCGGCTGCGCAAGCTCCTGGGGTACGCGGAGGCGGCGGCCGGCCCGGAGATTCCGGCGCGGGTGGTGGGCGTCAATCCGGTGGCCAAGCTCCTGTCGGTGCGCATCAGCGGCGGTGAGAAGGACGGGGTGTTCCGGGGCATGTCGGTGGTGACGCCGGACGGAATCGTGGGGCAGGTCATCCGGGCGACCGGGAGCTACTCGGACGTGGCGCTGGTGACGGACCCGCAGAGCCGGGTGGCGGTGAGGGTGCAGCGCTCGCGGGCGCGGGGGACGGCCGCGGGGGCGGGTAATGGGCCCCTGAAGCTGGAGAACATGCTGCGCACCGAGGACGTGGACAACGGCGACCTCATCATTACGTCCGGCACGGATGGCATCTATCCTCCGGGGCTCGTGGTAGGCCGGGTGACGAACCTGGAGAAGAAGGAGCACGGCATGTTCCAGGGAGCGGACATCGTGCCGGCGGTGGACACCAGCAAGCTGGAGGAGGTGCTGGTGGTGGGCAGCCCGTACAGCGCCATGGCGCAGGGCAGCGCGGCGGAGGGCGCGTCGAAATGA
- the mrdA gene encoding penicillin-binding protein 2: MTPPTLGNTTPGRELRRRFLWLGLAMTAGLALLSIQLYRLQITRGEEYSAKSVANFVKEVRLRADRGVIKDARGTILVDSRPSFDAVVTPAFCTDCAEQVIPRLAELLRWDADQAKKVEDLVRQGRRNAPFQPVPVRVDLTRDEYDRLAARRDILDGVEVAPVPHRHYRTNTVLSHVLGYMNEITQEELERLNADGSRYALGDYIGRRGLERYFEQRLRGADGVRKEVVNARGQKIEELNVKLGDNAVVQPKAGSNLVLSIDMRLQEEAERAFPGVTGAVVAIDVNTGFIRALVSRPGFDPNLLTGRVTPTQMAQLSRDPLEPMINRVAAEHYSPGSTFKVVTALAAFKSGAFRPETMVNCPGGYRLGARTWRCHLDRGHGLVDGLVAMKSSCDTWFYKVADTIGLDPIGEMGKSLGLGSPTGINVVAEVPGIMPTTAYHDKASPGGYTKGMALNSSIGQGDNNVTPLQLALVYAAIANGGTLYKPQLVQRLENLDGQVVEEFQPEVVRKVDLPPAHLKAVIEGLVKVAHEPGGTAYRSRLKVMRDLDIKIAAKTGTAQVARLGAIRLKTHQMSFFERDHAWFAGFAPADKPELAVVVLNEHGGHGGADAAPTAMAVIQKYMDLKTLDATAPPPRPNQPYTPTLTRAPSPDEAALTRGVRPPKVLLPGDEESEDTHATQD, encoded by the coding sequence GTGACGCCTCCGACGCTGGGGAACACGACGCCCGGACGCGAGCTGCGCCGGCGCTTCCTGTGGCTGGGCCTGGCCATGACGGCGGGCCTGGCGCTCTTGTCCATCCAGCTCTACCGGCTGCAAATCACCCGAGGCGAGGAGTACTCCGCCAAGAGCGTGGCCAACTTCGTCAAGGAAGTGCGGCTGCGCGCCGACCGCGGCGTCATCAAGGACGCGCGCGGCACCATCCTGGTCGACAGCCGCCCGTCCTTCGACGCGGTGGTGACGCCCGCCTTCTGCACCGACTGCGCGGAGCAGGTCATCCCGCGTCTCGCGGAGCTGCTCCGGTGGGACGCGGACCAGGCGAAGAAGGTGGAGGACCTGGTGCGCCAGGGCCGCCGCAACGCGCCCTTCCAGCCGGTGCCCGTGCGCGTGGACCTCACGCGGGACGAGTACGACCGGCTGGCCGCGCGCCGGGACATCCTCGACGGCGTGGAGGTGGCGCCCGTTCCGCACCGCCACTACCGGACCAACACGGTGCTGTCGCACGTGCTGGGCTACATGAACGAAATCACCCAGGAGGAACTGGAGCGGCTCAACGCGGATGGCTCGCGCTACGCCCTGGGGGACTACATCGGCCGCCGAGGCCTGGAGCGCTACTTCGAGCAGCGCCTGCGCGGCGCGGACGGCGTGCGCAAGGAAGTCGTCAACGCCCGCGGCCAGAAGATTGAAGAGCTCAACGTCAAGCTGGGCGACAACGCCGTGGTGCAGCCCAAGGCGGGCAGCAACCTGGTGCTGTCCATCGACATGCGCCTGCAAGAAGAAGCGGAGCGCGCATTCCCCGGCGTGACGGGCGCGGTGGTGGCCATCGACGTCAACACGGGCTTCATCCGCGCGCTGGTGTCCCGGCCGGGCTTCGATCCGAACCTCCTGACGGGCCGCGTGACGCCCACGCAGATGGCGCAGCTGTCCAGGGACCCGCTGGAGCCGATGATCAACCGCGTGGCCGCGGAGCACTACAGCCCGGGCTCCACGTTCAAGGTCGTCACCGCGCTGGCGGCGTTCAAGTCCGGCGCCTTCCGGCCGGAGACGATGGTGAACTGCCCCGGTGGCTACCGCCTGGGTGCGCGCACGTGGCGCTGCCACCTGGACCGGGGCCACGGCCTGGTCGACGGGCTGGTGGCGATGAAGAGCTCGTGCGACACGTGGTTCTACAAGGTCGCGGACACCATCGGCCTGGACCCCATTGGCGAGATGGGCAAGTCGCTGGGCCTGGGCAGCCCCACCGGCATCAACGTGGTGGCGGAGGTGCCCGGCATCATGCCCACCACCGCGTACCACGACAAAGCCTCACCGGGCGGCTACACCAAGGGCATGGCGCTCAACAGCTCCATCGGCCAGGGCGACAACAACGTCACGCCGCTGCAGCTCGCGCTCGTCTATGCGGCCATCGCCAACGGCGGCACGCTCTACAAGCCGCAGCTGGTGCAGCGACTGGAGAACCTGGACGGCCAGGTCGTCGAGGAGTTCCAGCCGGAGGTGGTCCGCAAGGTGGACCTGCCGCCCGCGCACCTGAAGGCGGTGATAGAGGGCCTGGTGAAGGTCGCCCACGAGCCGGGCGGCACCGCCTACCGCTCCCGCCTCAAGGTGATGCGCGACCTGGACATCAAGATCGCGGCGAAGACGGGCACGGCCCAGGTGGCGCGGCTGGGCGCCATCCGCCTGAAGACCCACCAGATGAGCTTCTTCGAGCGAGACCATGCGTGGTTCGCGGGCTTCGCTCCGGCGGACAAGCCGGAGCTCGCGGTGGTGGTGCTCAACGAGCACGGAGGCCACGGCGGCGCGGACGCCGCGCCCACCGCGATGGCCGTCATCCAGAAGTACATGGACCTGAAGACGCTGGACGCCACCGCGCCTCCGCCCAGGCCCAACCAACCCTATACCCCCACGCTCACGCGCGCTCCGTCGCCCGACGAGGCGGCCCTGACGCGCGGCGTGCGTCCTCCCAAGGTGCTGCTGCCGGGCGACGAGGAGTCGGAGGACACGCATGCAACTCAGGATTGA
- a CDS encoding DUF3108 domain-containing protein, translating into MLTQSNWGFAAVVAGLVWSASALAQQAPTTSAFSPGEQAQYRVKYFGVTAGTAQVTVGAPMKQWGVDVWPIVAVARSEALIGVWPIKDKFVSYWQADTQRVAGSELHADENGKRRRQRIQISPDGKSAHVVKQREGEAPRESTAELTEGTLDVTGATFALRNQVLVVGGEYAFPVFTGSKSFTMRAKVESRETLETELGEQEVFKTRVQAEFGGNLNTKRDMVVYFTADSRHVLVRVEADLVLGTVVAEITDYQPGRAVTVARAEGGGG; encoded by the coding sequence ATGCTTACGCAGTCCAATTGGGGGTTCGCGGCGGTGGTGGCGGGCCTGGTCTGGTCCGCGTCGGCCCTGGCCCAGCAAGCCCCCACGACCTCGGCGTTCAGCCCCGGTGAGCAAGCCCAGTATCGCGTGAAGTACTTCGGCGTCACGGCCGGCACCGCGCAGGTGACGGTGGGCGCGCCGATGAAGCAATGGGGGGTGGACGTGTGGCCCATCGTCGCCGTGGCGCGCTCGGAAGCGCTCATCGGCGTCTGGCCCATCAAGGACAAGTTCGTGTCCTACTGGCAGGCGGACACGCAGCGCGTGGCGGGCAGCGAGCTGCACGCGGACGAGAACGGCAAGCGCCGCCGCCAGCGCATCCAGATAAGCCCGGATGGCAAGAGCGCCCACGTGGTGAAGCAGCGCGAAGGCGAGGCGCCGCGCGAGTCCACCGCGGAGCTCACCGAAGGCACGCTGGACGTGACGGGCGCCACCTTCGCGCTGCGCAACCAGGTGCTGGTCGTCGGCGGCGAGTACGCCTTCCCGGTCTTCACCGGCAGCAAGAGCTTCACGATGCGCGCGAAGGTGGAGTCGCGCGAGACGCTCGAGACGGAGCTCGGAGAGCAGGAGGTCTTCAAGACGCGGGTGCAGGCGGAGTTCGGCGGCAACCTGAACACGAAGCGGGACATGGTCGTCTACTTCACGGCGGACAGCCGGCACGTGCTGGTGCGTGTGGAGGCGGACCTGGTCCTGGGCACGGTGGTGGCGGAAATCACGGACTATCAACCCGGGCGCGCCGTGACGGTGGCGCGCGCGGAGGGCGGTGGCGGGTAG
- a CDS encoding sensor domain-containing diguanylate cyclase, translating to MNPADLLSAMKRTVEQLAAYNEMAKALTSTLELREVLALVMQKVSSLLLPRNWSLILLDERTGKLSFEIAVGEGAGVLKGLQLNPGEGIAGAVFSSGVARLVHDVGGDPSFSPRFDEASAFHTRSILAVPLLSRGHVLGVIELVNGPTDPPFSNDDLTTLTAIADYAAIAIENARNFRRVQELTITDEHTGCYNARHLRALLDTEVKRSARFRHPLSLVFLDLDHFKSVNDRHGHLMGSATLKEVGDLLMAQGRNGLDAVFRYGGDEFAILLVETDQDGATQIAQRVCDAFRGRSFLVDHGLDVRVTASVGVATFPDHATSAVDLIRSADFAMYGAKARGRDGICVAEQPRSDSSGGGSDVP from the coding sequence ATGAATCCCGCGGACCTCCTGTCGGCCATGAAGCGGACAGTGGAGCAACTGGCCGCCTACAACGAGATGGCGAAGGCGTTGACGTCCACGCTGGAGCTGCGCGAGGTGCTCGCGCTCGTGATGCAGAAGGTCAGCAGCCTGCTGCTGCCTCGCAACTGGTCCCTCATCCTCCTGGATGAGCGCACCGGAAAGCTCTCCTTCGAAATCGCCGTGGGCGAGGGCGCGGGGGTCCTCAAGGGCCTCCAGCTCAATCCCGGAGAGGGCATCGCCGGCGCCGTCTTCTCCTCGGGCGTGGCGCGGCTCGTCCACGATGTGGGCGGAGACCCCAGCTTCTCGCCCCGCTTCGATGAGGCGTCCGCCTTCCACACCCGCTCCATCCTCGCCGTGCCGCTCCTGTCGCGAGGCCACGTGCTGGGCGTCATCGAGCTGGTCAACGGTCCCACCGACCCGCCCTTCTCCAACGACGACCTCACCACGCTGACGGCCATCGCGGACTACGCGGCCATCGCCATCGAGAACGCGCGCAACTTCCGCCGGGTGCAGGAGCTCACGATCACCGACGAGCACACCGGCTGCTACAACGCCCGGCACCTGCGCGCGCTGCTGGACACGGAGGTGAAGCGCTCGGCGCGCTTCCGCCACCCGCTGTCGCTCGTGTTCCTGGACCTGGACCACTTCAAGAGCGTCAATGATCGGCACGGGCACCTGATGGGCAGCGCCACGCTCAAGGAAGTGGGCGACCTGCTCATGGCCCAGGGGCGCAACGGCCTGGACGCTGTCTTCCGCTACGGCGGCGACGAGTTCGCCATCCTCCTGGTGGAGACGGACCAGGACGGCGCGACGCAAATCGCCCAGCGCGTGTGCGACGCGTTCCGAGGTCGCTCCTTCCTCGTCGACCACGGCCTGGACGTTCGCGTCACCGCCAGCGTGGGCGTGGCCACGTTCCCGGACCATGCCACCTCCGCGGTGGACCTCATCCGCTCGGCGGACTTCGCCATGTACGGGGCCAAGGCGCGGGGCCGTGACGGCATCTGCGTCGCGGAACAGCCCCGCTCCGACTCGAGCGGCGGCGGCTCCGACGTCCCCTGA